A single genomic interval of Paracoccus contaminans harbors:
- a CDS encoding acyl-CoA dehydrogenase family protein: protein MDFALSEEQQAIFEMARDFGAEHIAPHSRAWEEAGTIPRALWPQVAALGLGGLYVSEEYGGSGLSRLDATLVFEALAMADPSVGSFLSIHNMCGGMIDKFAAPQDKARWLPALCSMEKVFSYCLTEPGSGSDAAALRTRAERTDDGWRLNGTKAFISGGSYSDAYITMVRTGGDGPAGISAIVVEDGAPGLSFGALEHKMGWKAQPTTTVQFDDCLVPAGNLLGEEGRGFAYAMAGLDGGRLNIAAGALGAAQAALDRTVRYMGERSAFGRRLDQFQALQFRLAEYEVALQSARVFLRQAAWKLDQGDPDATRFCAMAKLYVTDRAFEVANGCLQLHGGYGYLADYGIEKIVRDLRVHQILEGTNEIMRLIISRAMLAERG from the coding sequence ATGGATTTTGCACTGAGCGAGGAACAGCAGGCCATTTTCGAGATGGCGCGGGATTTCGGGGCCGAACACATCGCCCCCCATTCCCGCGCATGGGAAGAGGCCGGCACCATTCCCCGCGCGCTGTGGCCGCAGGTCGCTGCGCTGGGCCTCGGCGGGCTTTACGTATCCGAGGAATATGGCGGCTCGGGCCTGTCGCGGCTGGATGCCACGCTGGTCTTCGAGGCGCTGGCCATGGCCGACCCGTCGGTCGGCAGCTTTCTGTCGATCCATAACATGTGCGGCGGCATGATCGACAAGTTTGCCGCCCCCCAGGACAAGGCGCGCTGGCTGCCGGCCCTGTGCAGCATGGAGAAGGTGTTTTCCTATTGCCTGACCGAGCCGGGCAGCGGATCGGATGCCGCGGCGCTGCGCACGCGCGCGGAACGCACCGATGACGGCTGGCGGCTGAACGGGACCAAGGCGTTCATCTCGGGCGGCAGCTATTCGGACGCCTATATCACGATGGTGCGCACGGGCGGCGACGGGCCGGCGGGCATCTCGGCCATCGTGGTCGAGGATGGGGCGCCTGGCCTGTCGTTCGGCGCGCTCGAACACAAGATGGGCTGGAAGGCGCAGCCCACCACCACTGTCCAGTTCGACGACTGCCTGGTGCCCGCCGGCAACCTGCTGGGCGAGGAAGGGCGCGGTTTTGCCTATGCGATGGCGGGGCTTGACGGCGGGCGGCTGAACATCGCCGCCGGCGCGCTGGGCGCGGCGCAGGCGGCGCTGGACCGGACGGTGCGTTACATGGGCGAGCGCAGCGCCTTCGGCCGCCGGCTGGACCAGTTCCAGGCGCTGCAGTTCCGCCTGGCCGAATATGAGGTCGCGCTGCAATCGGCGCGCGTCTTCCTGCGCCAGGCAGCGTGGAAGCTGGATCAGGGCGACCCCGATGCCACGCGCTTTTGCGCGATGGCCAAGCTGTATGTCACCGACCGGGCCTTCGAGGTGGCCAATGGCTGCCTGCAACTGCACGGCGGCTATGGCTATCTGGCCGACTATGGGATCGAAAAGATCGTGCGCGACCTGAGGGTTCATCAGATCCTCGAAGGCACGAACGAGATCATGCGGCTGATCATCAGCCGTGCGATGCTTGCCGAAAGGGGCTGA
- a CDS encoding enoyl-CoA hydratase/isomerase family protein: MDDLNIRKDRAAGRITLTRPRALNALTHEMANAVRAALDAWRDDPQVRIVIIDAEGDRAFCAGGDIAAVYHGARAGDHRIGQQFFADEYRMNAAIRDYPKPVVAFMQGFVMGGGVGIGGHARLRVVGDTTQVAMPESGIGLIPDVGGTWLLARAPGRIGEYLGLTGARMGAGDAIHAGFADIYLPEAEWEAAKESLAETGDPATLPRRPAPPAPLESRDLSAFGGRNVEAILAALTAPEDSEALAALRRNSPLSMAATLAMVRAARGDQRMQDSLSREYRFTSRATQDSDFVEGVRAQIIDKDRTPRWAAAADPAKVDAMLADLGPLELKWED, from the coding sequence ATGGACGATCTGAACATCCGCAAGGACAGGGCGGCCGGCCGCATCACCCTGACACGGCCGCGGGCACTGAACGCCCTGACCCATGAGATGGCCAATGCGGTGCGGGCCGCGCTGGACGCTTGGCGGGACGATCCGCAGGTGCGCATCGTCATCATCGACGCCGAGGGGGATCGCGCCTTCTGCGCCGGGGGCGACATCGCCGCGGTCTATCACGGCGCGCGCGCGGGCGATCACCGGATCGGGCAGCAATTCTTCGCCGACGAATACAGGATGAACGCCGCGATCCGCGACTATCCCAAGCCGGTCGTCGCCTTCATGCAGGGCTTTGTCATGGGTGGGGGCGTTGGCATTGGCGGGCATGCGCGGTTGCGCGTCGTGGGGGACACGACGCAGGTGGCGATGCCCGAATCGGGGATCGGGCTGATCCCGGACGTGGGCGGGACGTGGCTGCTGGCCCGCGCGCCTGGGCGGATCGGCGAATATCTGGGCCTGACCGGCGCGAGGATGGGCGCGGGCGATGCCATCCATGCGGGCTTTGCCGATATCTACCTGCCCGAGGCGGAATGGGAAGCGGCCAAGGAATCCCTGGCCGAGACGGGCGATCCGGCCACCCTGCCGCGTCGCCCCGCGCCCCCCGCGCCCCTGGAAAGCCGCGATCTGTCCGCCTTTGGCGGCCGCAATGTCGAGGCCATCCTGGCTGCGCTGACGGCCCCGGAGGACAGCGAGGCGCTGGCCGCGCTGCGCCGCAATTCGCCCCTGTCGATGGCTGCGACCCTGGCGATGGTGCGGGCGGCGCGGGGCGACCAGCGGATGCAGGATTCGCTGTCGCGCGAATACCGCTTTACCAGCCGCGCCACCCAGGACAGCGACTTTGTCGAAGGGGTGCGCGCGCAGATCATCGACAAGGACCGCACGCCCCGCTGGGCCGCCGCCGCGGACCCGGCCAAGGTCGATGCGATGCTGGCCGATCTGGGGCCGCTGGAACTGAAGTGGGAGGATTGA